In the Brassica napus cultivar Da-Ae chromosome A7, Da-Ae, whole genome shotgun sequence genome, one interval contains:
- the LOC111215907 gene encoding preprotein translocase subunit SCY1, chloroplastic: MITVSQVSSYSSSSSNLVSLSRLNPKSCWRLRSSSLYGPSFSIPTKTRNTCCKANSWKNLGLVINSRSSEVSTFDPLGINPKEASGLSSIWESFLSVLSPSFESSSGSKRDKPSSGRGVAAAIEDSSIDFGDFFKGPLPGKFLKLLGFLALSRLGIYIPLGGVNREAFVGNLDQNSLLTTLDTFSGGGIGRLGICSLGIVPFINAQIVFQLLAQVYPKLQDLQKKEGEAGRKKILQYTRYASVGFAIVQAIGQAVYLRPYVNDFSTEWVVSSVTLLTLGSVLTTYIGERISDLKLGNGTSLLIFTSIISYLPASFGRTAAEALQEGNYTGLATIVVSFLLLVLGIVYVQEAERKIPLNYASRYTSKAGGLQKSAYLPFKVNSAGVMPIIFSTSSLALPATLARFTGISALKNIAYGLNPGGSFYLPTNILLIAFFNYYYTFLQLDPDDVSEQLKRQGASIPLVRPGKSTALFIKTVLGRISVLGSAFLAVLAAGPAVVEQITHLTAFRGFAGTSVLILVGCATDTARKVQAEIISQKYKNIEFYELDKYDP; the protein is encoded by the exons ATGATAACGGTAAGCCAAGTTTCCtcttactcttcttcttcttcaaacctCGTTTCTCTGTCTCGTCTCAACCCCAAATCATGCTGGAGACTCCGAAGCTCTTCTCTGTACGGACCAAGCTTCTCCATTCCGACCAAAACCAGGAACACTTGTTGTAAAGCCAATTCATGGAAGAATCTCGGTCTGGTCATCAACTCTAGAAG CTCTGAGGTTTCGACATTTGATCCGTTGGGTATTAATCCAAAAGAAGCTTCTGGCCTGAGTAGCATTTGGGAAAGCTTTCTGAGTGTTTTGTCTCCATCATTTGAAAGCTCCTCCGGTAGCAAAAGAGATAAGCCGTCTTCTGGTCGAGGCGTGGCAG CGGCTATTGAGGACAGTTCCATTGACTTTGGAGATTTCTTCAAAGGCCCATTACCTGGAAAGTTCCTAAAGCTTCTCGGCTTCTTAGCACTCTCTCGCCTCGGAATCTACATCCCACTAGGTGGAGTCAACCGAGAAGCCTTTGTCGGAAACTTGGATCAGAACAGCTTGTTAACCACTCTAGATACATTCTCCGGTGGTGGCATTGGTAGACTCGGCATCTGCTCTCTCGGTATCGTCCCTTTCATCAACGCGCAGATTGTGTTTCAGCTTCTAGCTCAAGTCTACCCCAAGCTGCAAGACCTTCAGAAGAAAGAAGGCGAGGCGGGTAGAAAAAAGATCCTTCAGTACACTCGTTACGCTTCGGTTGGATTCGCTATAGTACAGGCCATAGGGCAAGCGGTTTACCTCCGTCCTTACGTGAATGACTTCAGCACTGAATGGGTTGTTTCATCCGTCACGCTGCTAACGCTTGGCTCTGTCCTCACTACTTATATTGGAGAGAGGATCTCTGATCTGAAGCTTGGAAACGGCACTTCGCTTTTGATATTCACGAGTATTATCTCTTACTTGCCTGCTTCATTTGGTAGAACAGCGGCAGAAGCTTTGCAAGAAGGGAACTATACTGGTCTCGCTACTATAGTTGTTTCATTCCTCCTCTTGGTACTTGGAATCGTCTATGTTCAg GAAGCAGAGAGGAAGATTCCACTCAACTATGCGTCGAGATACACCAGCAAAGCAGGTGGGCTGCAGAAGTCTGCTTATCTTCCATTCAAGGTCAATAGTGCTGGAGTGATGCCTATCATATTCTCCACGTCATCTCTTGCTCTCCCTGCTACTCTAGCGCGATTCACCGGCATTTCTGCTCTGAAGAATATTGCTTATGGCTTGAACCCTGGAG GTTCGTTCTATCTTCCAACAAATATACTTCTCATAGCTTTCTTCAACTACTACTACACTTTCCTGCAACTTGACCCGGACGATGTGAGTGAACAATTGAAACGACAAGGTGCATCCATCCCTCTTGTCCGGCCTGGTAAAAGCACTGCTCTCTTCATCAAAACC GTTCTTGGCCGGATATCTGTTCTTGGATCAGCATTTCTGGCTGTTCTTGCTGCTGGTCCTGCTGTGGTGGAACAGATCACTCACTTGACAGCATTCAGAGGATTTGCGGGTACTTCTGTTCTGATTCTAGTAGGGTGTGCGACAGATACTGCAAGAAAGGTTCAAGCTGAGATCATCTCGCAGAAGTACAAGAACATTGAGTTTTATGAGCTTGACAAGTATGATCCATGA